Proteins co-encoded in one bacterium genomic window:
- a CDS encoding amidohydrolase family protein: MAGRQTLIWTLLALALGARLEAAPGSETPAAAPQPAATIVFEKVNVVGTRPGQKKLRRKQTVVVEDGRIVTVGKSKKVEIPEGATVIDGRKKYLLPGLADMHVHLSFLETLPENMTVEDAYTLLLANGVTSIYEMWGFDSLFAWRRQLERGAVLGPRLFFASPAIRDDRVSGTAGAESAVRSYVDTGYEAIKVHTPIDRATYRRVHEVARELGVPVVGHAARPGIEFSETLDQGTRMLAHVEELLWVEDPQSIAEIDVAIAAVADNVAALAESETWLATTVVVQDVFTKTANDETFAQQLASPLLSYFPASLRSAWENDNPNRGTGAPLSVFQKVLDSHVAAVGEMKRLAATDRLLVGTDGGGPDLVLLGFSIHDEMALLVRAGLSPREVIRAATYSPAVFLGLEDVSGSVETGKQADLLLIDANPLKKISRLKRSAGTMVRGTWLGAAELQARLDELAERFR; this comes from the coding sequence ATGGCTGGACGACAGACCCTCATCTGGACCCTGCTGGCGCTGGCGCTCGGCGCCCGGCTGGAGGCCGCACCGGGATCCGAAACCCCGGCAGCAGCGCCGCAGCCGGCCGCCACGATCGTCTTCGAGAAAGTCAACGTTGTGGGGACACGCCCGGGTCAGAAAAAGCTCCGGCGCAAGCAGACCGTCGTTGTCGAGGACGGCCGGATCGTCACGGTCGGAAAGTCCAAGAAGGTGGAGATACCCGAGGGGGCCACGGTTATCGACGGTCGCAAGAAGTACCTTCTGCCCGGGCTCGCGGACATGCACGTCCATTTGAGTTTTCTGGAGACCCTGCCCGAGAACATGACCGTCGAAGACGCTTACACGCTGCTGCTGGCCAACGGCGTGACTTCGATTTACGAGATGTGGGGCTTCGACTCGTTGTTTGCATGGCGGCGCCAGCTCGAGCGTGGAGCAGTGCTGGGGCCGCGCCTGTTCTTCGCAAGTCCAGCGATCCGGGACGATCGGGTCTCTGGAACGGCGGGCGCCGAGAGCGCTGTACGCAGTTACGTCGACACCGGCTACGAAGCCATCAAGGTCCACACACCGATCGATCGGGCCACCTATCGGAGGGTTCACGAGGTCGCTCGCGAGTTGGGTGTGCCCGTCGTCGGCCACGCGGCACGCCCCGGGATCGAGTTCTCGGAGACTCTCGATCAAGGCACGCGAATGCTCGCCCACGTCGAAGAGCTGCTCTGGGTCGAGGACCCGCAATCGATCGCAGAGATCGACGTGGCGATCGCGGCAGTCGCGGACAACGTCGCGGCGCTGGCGGAGAGCGAGACCTGGCTTGCCACCACGGTGGTGGTCCAGGACGTGTTCACCAAGACGGCCAATGATGAGACGTTCGCCCAGCAGCTCGCATCGCCGCTGCTGAGCTACTTCCCGGCCTCACTGAGGAGCGCCTGGGAGAACGACAATCCGAACCGAGGCACCGGTGCCCCTCTTTCGGTTTTTCAGAAGGTTCTGGATTCTCATGTCGCGGCCGTGGGCGAGATGAAGCGGCTGGCGGCGACGGATCGCCTTCTGGTGGGTACCGACGGCGGCGGCCCCGACCTGGTTCTGCTGGGCTTTTCGATTCACGACGAGATGGCGCTGTTGGTGCGGGCCGGACTGTCACCGCGGGAAGTGATTCGCGCCGCGACCTACAGCCCGGCGGTCTTCCTGGGTCTCGAGGATGTCTCGGGTTCGGTCGAGACCGGTAAGCAGGCCGATCTGCTGCTGATCGACGCGAACCCGCTCAAGAAGATCTCCAGGCTCAAGCGGAGTGCCGGAACGATGGTGCGCGGCACCTGGCTCGGCGCCGCCGAGCTCCAGGCTCGCCTGGACGAGCTTGCCGAGAGGTTCCGCTAG
- a CDS encoding penicillin acylase family protein, which translates to MNHVFRRCLLPVLLVVVVAITAAGPAWAGKATIIRDDFGVPHVFGNTLKATWRAVGYATAQDRLWQMELHRRTATGTLAEIQGPAALAGDVQARALFGPREFRRAEFLAASKGTKKILRAYAAGVNQWIAEASATGQLPPEFQATGLVPRPWTTDDSVAWGMALLFNFGVAGENEPNFLANLAELLAINGTSAGPAIFFDSHWVFDPTSPTTIPGAAAIAKVSSSSAGAPLPALPDFDVQRAARAWKRSWSGWERNLEKIGLRRGPASNAIAIGSKLSATGYPLLLGGPQQGYSVPQINHEIGIHGGGYNANGASVAGLPGVTIGVNRGLAWTLTTGGTDNNDVVLETLNPADPTQYLYQGTIRPLDCRSETFNVAGGSPVPQVLCRTVNGPVLQVLEGRFAFTLKSASRGFEMDSIETLLGVNRSRNIKKAEKYLAMAGHNFNFLAADTKGNIGYYHLGKIPIRAPGDSPFFPHIGDGQADWQGFIPFAALPQATNPAQGYFVNWNNKPTVAWFNSTGGFWQWGPVARVQTLINVMETVPAGAATVGLLEDANLIGGWTLDTPLGLGSSRPTVPVSTMLPVVLGLVDASADDRLTEVLGILGSWDRLKLDLAPRDGFYDSPAVAIFNNWWETFINSVFADELGGALDRNVAANMAARLLIPGLEPLNYPGYLGGETPSGAVTGALVAAMDALTAEYGSADTSTWLAEATMQSWSQIGAAPVPDTPHMNRGTYNQITRLKKGDIFAENVIAPGQSGNPLAPDGTLNPHFADQLGLYATWQYKDMYLNKSALKGHRESRTVIRTASNSKKKSKKDDK; encoded by the coding sequence ATGAATCACGTTTTCCGCAGATGCCTCTTGCCGGTGCTGCTCGTTGTCGTGGTCGCGATCACGGCCGCCGGGCCCGCATGGGCGGGCAAGGCCACCATAATCCGCGACGACTTCGGAGTGCCGCACGTCTTCGGCAACACCCTCAAGGCGACCTGGCGCGCGGTCGGCTATGCCACCGCCCAGGATCGGCTCTGGCAGATGGAGCTTCATCGCAGAACGGCCACCGGCACCCTGGCCGAGATCCAAGGGCCGGCAGCCCTCGCCGGCGACGTCCAGGCGCGCGCTCTCTTCGGTCCCAGGGAGTTCCGACGGGCCGAGTTTCTCGCGGCTTCGAAGGGGACCAAGAAGATCCTGCGCGCCTATGCCGCTGGGGTTAACCAATGGATCGCGGAGGCGAGCGCCACCGGCCAGCTTCCGCCGGAGTTCCAGGCGACCGGCCTCGTGCCGCGTCCCTGGACGACCGACGACTCGGTGGCCTGGGGCATGGCACTGCTGTTCAACTTTGGCGTCGCCGGCGAGAATGAGCCCAACTTTCTGGCCAATCTCGCCGAGCTCTTGGCGATCAACGGCACCTCCGCCGGTCCGGCGATCTTCTTCGATTCGCATTGGGTCTTCGACCCGACCTCTCCGACGACGATTCCGGGCGCCGCGGCGATCGCCAAGGTCTCCTCATCGTCGGCGGGGGCACCCTTGCCGGCCCTTCCGGACTTCGATGTCCAGCGAGCGGCACGAGCCTGGAAACGATCTTGGAGTGGCTGGGAACGCAATCTTGAGAAGATCGGGCTTCGGAGAGGCCCGGCCTCGAACGCCATCGCCATCGGCTCGAAGCTGTCGGCGACCGGCTATCCATTGCTTCTGGGCGGACCACAGCAGGGCTACTCGGTTCCGCAGATCAACCATGAAATCGGCATCCATGGTGGCGGCTACAACGCCAACGGCGCCTCGGTAGCCGGCCTGCCCGGAGTCACCATCGGCGTCAATCGGGGCCTCGCCTGGACACTGACCACCGGCGGCACCGACAACAACGACGTCGTTCTCGAAACGCTCAATCCGGCCGATCCGACCCAGTATCTGTACCAGGGGACCATCCGGCCGCTCGACTGCCGCTCGGAGACCTTCAACGTCGCTGGTGGCAGCCCCGTGCCACAGGTGCTCTGCCGCACCGTGAACGGCCCTGTCCTACAGGTGCTGGAGGGCCGATTCGCGTTCACGCTCAAGAGCGCCAGCCGTGGCTTCGAGATGGACAGCATCGAAACGCTCCTGGGAGTGAACCGGTCGCGCAACATCAAGAAGGCCGAAAAATACCTCGCAATGGCAGGCCACAATTTCAACTTCCTCGCCGCCGACACCAAAGGCAACATCGGCTACTACCACCTCGGCAAGATCCCGATTCGCGCTCCGGGCGACAGCCCGTTCTTTCCGCACATTGGCGACGGTCAGGCCGACTGGCAGGGCTTCATTCCGTTTGCGGCGTTGCCGCAGGCGACGAACCCGGCGCAGGGCTACTTCGTCAACTGGAACAACAAGCCGACGGTTGCCTGGTTCAACTCCACCGGCGGGTTCTGGCAGTGGGGTCCGGTGGCCCGGGTACAAACGCTGATCAACGTAATGGAGACGGTTCCCGCGGGCGCCGCGACGGTCGGCCTGCTCGAGGACGCCAACCTGATCGGCGGCTGGACGCTGGATACGCCGTTGGGATTGGGGTCGAGCCGGCCCACCGTACCGGTCTCGACCATGCTGCCGGTTGTGCTCGGCTTGGTCGACGCTTCGGCCGACGACCGGCTGACTGAAGTCCTCGGCATTCTGGGCTCCTGGGACAGGTTGAAGCTCGATCTCGCCCCGCGCGACGGCTTCTACGACAGCCCGGCGGTGGCGATCTTCAACAACTGGTGGGAGACGTTCATCAACAGCGTGTTCGCCGATGAGCTCGGCGGAGCGCTGGACAGAAACGTGGCGGCGAATATGGCGGCGCGGCTCCTGATCCCCGGTCTCGAGCCGCTCAACTACCCCGGCTACCTCGGCGGTGAGACGCCGAGCGGCGCTGTCACCGGCGCTTTGGTGGCAGCCATGGACGCCTTGACGGCCGAGTACGGCTCGGCCGATACGTCCACCTGGCTGGCCGAGGCAACCATGCAGAGCTGGAGCCAGATCGGTGCCGCACCGGTCCCCGACACGCCCCATATGAACCGGGGCACCTACAACCAGATCACGCGCTTGAAGAAGGGCGACATCTTCGCTGAGAACGTCATCGCTCCCGGGCAGAGCGGCAATCCCCTCGCCCCGGACGGCACACTCAACCCGCACTTCGCCGACCAGCTCGGCCTCTACGCGACCTGGCAGTACAAGGATATGTACCTGAACAAGAGCGCGCTCAAGGGGCACAGAGAGTCTAGAACGGTGATCAGGACCGCAAGTAACAGCAAGAAGAAATCCAAGAAGGACGACAAGTAG
- a CDS encoding RND family transporter yields the protein MQTKLEDAVFGNRRLVISLFVLVTLFMGFWASRIHIDAGFAKLLPLQHEYMQTYLKHRQGFGGANRLLIALMAKEGDIFTPEFMEALKAATDEVFFIPGVDRGRVSSLFTPNTRFTEVVEDGISGGNVVPAEFAGTPEDLAQVRENILKAGIVGRLVANDFSGAIISAQLQDVNPNTGAPLDYIGVANELEEKIRQRFQEQVDVVVEATPVDVHMIGFAKVIGDIAHGAGRVLVFFAVAFLITAFFLYLYSSSFRLTLVVLVCSLIAVVWQLGLLTLLGFGIDPMGILVPFLVFAIGVSHGVQMITAIRAEIVAGVDDALIATRQGCRRLIIPGGVALASDTVGFITILLIKIQVIREMAITASLGVATIILTNLVLLPVIASYLSIDDAYRKRLHRRIQHTTGLWDRIAQVSERKPATIVVTIAAVFLAFGAWKAREIKIGDLHRGVPELRSDSRYNIDSEIISDRFSIGVDILSVIVETKEEGCVEYEIMNTIDRFEWHMRNVPGVQSVIALPGIARVINAGWNEGGLKWRVLSRNQSVLVQSIAYIPTSTGLLNEDCSVMPVMMFTTDHKAETIEGIVAEVKAFNDEFGSEDLQFKLATGNVGVMAATNEAVSAAQFPMLLYVFSAIIVLCLLGFRSVRGTLCVVLPLGLVSLLAYALMTLLEIGLKVSTLPVVALGVGIGVDYGIYIYSRLQTIRAEGKSLSEAYHQTLHVAGNGVLFTGITLAVGVATWIFSPLKFQADMGILLTFMFLVNMLGAILLLPALASFLLPDKRA from the coding sequence CTGCAAACCAAACTCGAAGACGCCGTCTTTGGCAACCGGCGACTGGTCATCAGCCTGTTTGTTCTCGTGACGCTGTTCATGGGCTTCTGGGCAAGCCGGATTCACATCGACGCCGGCTTCGCCAAGCTGCTCCCCCTCCAGCATGAGTACATGCAGACCTACCTCAAGCACCGCCAGGGTTTCGGCGGCGCGAACCGGCTTCTGATCGCGTTGATGGCAAAAGAAGGCGACATCTTCACTCCCGAGTTCATGGAGGCGCTCAAGGCGGCCACGGACGAGGTCTTCTTCATCCCCGGTGTCGACCGCGGCCGAGTGAGCTCTCTGTTCACGCCCAATACCCGCTTCACCGAGGTAGTCGAGGACGGGATCTCCGGCGGCAATGTCGTGCCGGCGGAGTTTGCCGGTACCCCCGAGGACCTCGCCCAGGTCCGCGAGAACATCCTCAAGGCCGGCATCGTCGGCCGCCTGGTCGCCAACGACTTCTCGGGCGCCATCATCAGCGCCCAGCTGCAGGACGTGAATCCCAACACCGGCGCGCCGCTCGACTACATCGGCGTGGCCAATGAGCTCGAGGAGAAGATCCGTCAACGCTTCCAAGAGCAAGTCGACGTGGTCGTCGAAGCGACACCGGTCGACGTCCACATGATCGGCTTTGCCAAGGTCATCGGCGACATCGCGCACGGCGCGGGCCGCGTCCTAGTCTTCTTCGCCGTGGCTTTCTTGATTACAGCCTTCTTCCTGTACCTCTACTCGAGCTCCTTCCGGCTCACGCTCGTCGTTCTGGTCTGCTCGCTCATCGCAGTCGTCTGGCAATTGGGCCTGCTGACCCTCCTCGGCTTCGGCATCGACCCGATGGGCATTCTGGTGCCGTTTCTGGTGTTCGCCATCGGTGTCAGCCACGGCGTCCAGATGATCACCGCTATCCGGGCCGAGATCGTGGCGGGTGTCGACGACGCCCTGATCGCGACACGCCAAGGCTGCCGAAGACTGATCATCCCCGGCGGCGTGGCTCTGGCCAGCGACACGGTCGGCTTCATCACCATCCTGCTGATCAAGATCCAGGTGATTCGCGAGATGGCGATCACCGCAAGTCTCGGCGTCGCCACCATCATCCTGACCAATCTCGTATTGCTGCCGGTGATCGCGTCCTATCTGAGCATCGACGATGCCTACCGAAAACGGCTGCACCGGCGCATCCAGCACACCACCGGCCTGTGGGATCGGATAGCGCAGGTGTCCGAGCGTAAGCCGGCGACGATCGTGGTCACGATCGCGGCCGTGTTTCTGGCGTTCGGCGCCTGGAAAGCACGGGAGATCAAAATCGGTGATCTTCACCGTGGGGTTCCCGAGCTTCGCTCGGACTCACGCTACAACATCGACAGCGAGATCATCAGCGATCGTTTCTCGATCGGCGTCGACATCCTCTCGGTGATCGTCGAGACCAAGGAAGAGGGCTGCGTCGAGTACGAGATCATGAACACCATCGACCGTTTCGAGTGGCATATGCGCAATGTGCCCGGTGTCCAGTCGGTGATCGCGCTTCCCGGCATCGCTCGGGTGATCAACGCCGGCTGGAACGAGGGCGGGCTCAAGTGGCGCGTGCTCTCTCGCAATCAATCGGTTCTGGTGCAGTCGATCGCCTACATTCCGACCAGCACCGGCCTACTGAACGAGGACTGCAGCGTCATGCCGGTGATGATGTTCACCACCGATCACAAGGCCGAGACCATCGAAGGCATCGTCGCCGAGGTCAAGGCCTTCAACGACGAGTTCGGCTCGGAGGACCTGCAGTTCAAGCTCGCTACCGGCAATGTCGGCGTCATGGCGGCGACCAACGAGGCGGTTTCGGCGGCACAGTTCCCGATGCTGCTCTACGTCTTCTCTGCGATCATCGTGCTGTGCCTGCTCGGCTTCCGCTCGGTCCGAGGCACGCTGTGCGTCGTCCTTCCACTCGGGCTGGTTTCGCTGCTGGCCTACGCCCTGATGACCCTGCTCGAGATCGGGCTCAAGGTGTCGACCCTGCCGGTCGTGGCGCTTGGAGTCGGGATCGGAGTCGACTACGGCATCTACATCTACAGCCGGCTGCAGACCATCCGGGCAGAGGGCAAATCGCTATCGGAGGCCTACCACCAGACCTTGCACGTCGCCGGAAACGGCGTCCTGTTTACGGGCATCACGCTCGCGGTCGGCGTCGCCACCTGGATTTTCTCGCCGCTCAAGTTCCAGGCCGACATGGGCATCCTGCTGACGTTCATGTTTCTGGTCAACATGCTGGGCGCGATTCTCCTGCTGCCGGCCCTGGCGTCCTTTCTTCTCCCCGACAAGCGGGCGTAG
- a CDS encoding DUF1302 domain-containing protein, which translates to MTKHTCLLATLAAIALLAIGPASAKDFQKGDLSGSWDTTISWGAQYRLDDPDLAIVGLPEGGTAFSVNGDSGNLNYDKGIVSNVLKLTTELELGYKNVGTFVRFRGFYDEENEDGDRERTPLSQPAKDRIGSRADLLDAFVWGKFDLGGRPAEIRLGEQVLSWGESTFIQGGINTINPVDVSAIRVPGAELREALTPEGMVTFSVGTSENTSLELLWLYDWGRTKIDPPGSYWSTSDFAGNGGGHVFLGFGDSPDDFTFPFSDRPFLGVPRAPSVFADDSGQYGAAFRVFAPNLNGTEFGFYYLNFHSRLPTINGTTGTLAGALAGSGMANAGTAALTALTGGAGRDQAIATGAQVGILAGLSATEAFVVSTAAVDTALAGGNPAATITAFATDAYAQTANYFLAYPEDIKLVGISFNTAIGSYAVQGELSQRQDAPLQVDDVELLFSALGPFNSGLAQFNQVGNFTGQFETFVPGIRRLDVNQFQMTITKILGRVMGADQGVLLWEGAITQVPDLPSKDELRFEGPGTYVSGNAILGPSSHAGKPIEDPSHFADDSSWGYRLVSRLDYNNAFGGWNVSPRFSWQHDVEGVSPGPGGNFIEDRTALTLGLGFNRQSTWQFDLSYTVFSGASRYNLVNDRDFAGVNVKYSF; encoded by the coding sequence ATGACGAAACACACTTGCCTCTTGGCGACGCTGGCAGCGATCGCGCTGCTTGCAATCGGCCCGGCGTCGGCCAAGGACTTTCAGAAGGGTGATCTCAGCGGGAGCTGGGACACGACGATCTCCTGGGGCGCCCAGTACCGGCTCGATGATCCTGACCTCGCGATCGTCGGTCTGCCCGAGGGCGGCACGGCCTTTTCGGTCAACGGCGACAGCGGCAACCTCAACTACGACAAGGGCATAGTCAGCAATGTGCTCAAGCTCACCACCGAGCTCGAGCTCGGCTACAAGAACGTCGGCACGTTCGTCCGGTTCCGCGGCTTCTATGACGAAGAAAACGAAGACGGCGATCGTGAGCGTACGCCTTTGAGCCAGCCGGCCAAGGACCGGATCGGCAGCCGGGCCGACCTTCTCGACGCCTTCGTCTGGGGCAAATTCGACCTCGGCGGCCGACCCGCTGAGATTCGCCTGGGCGAGCAAGTCCTGAGCTGGGGTGAGAGCACGTTCATCCAGGGTGGCATCAACACGATCAATCCGGTGGACGTCAGCGCCATCCGGGTGCCGGGAGCGGAGCTGCGCGAGGCGCTCACACCCGAAGGCATGGTCACCTTCTCGGTCGGAACTTCCGAGAACACTTCGCTCGAGCTGCTCTGGCTCTACGACTGGGGCCGGACCAAGATCGATCCGCCGGGAAGCTACTGGAGCACCAGCGACTTCGCCGGCAACGGTGGTGGCCACGTGTTTCTCGGCTTCGGCGATTCGCCCGACGACTTTACCTTTCCGTTCAGCGACCGCCCGTTCCTCGGGGTGCCGCGCGCGCCCAGCGTATTCGCCGACGACAGCGGCCAGTACGGGGCGGCGTTCCGAGTCTTCGCTCCCAATCTGAACGGAACCGAGTTCGGTTTCTATTACCTCAACTTCCACAGCCGGCTGCCGACCATCAACGGCACCACCGGCACCCTCGCCGGCGCGCTCGCTGGTTCGGGCATGGCCAACGCCGGCACTGCGGCATTGACCGCCCTGACCGGAGGCGCGGGTCGTGACCAGGCCATCGCGACCGGAGCCCAGGTTGGAATCCTGGCAGGCCTTTCGGCTACCGAGGCTTTCGTGGTTTCGACCGCCGCCGTCGACACGGCCCTGGCCGGCGGCAACCCGGCCGCGACCATCACCGCCTTCGCCACCGACGCCTACGCCCAGACCGCCAACTACTTCCTCGCCTATCCCGAGGACATCAAGCTCGTCGGCATCAGCTTCAACACCGCGATCGGCTCCTATGCGGTCCAGGGCGAGCTCTCGCAGCGGCAGGACGCGCCACTTCAGGTTGACGACGTCGAGCTCCTGTTCTCGGCCCTGGGCCCCTTCAACTCCGGGCTCGCCCAGTTCAACCAGGTCGGCAACTTCACCGGCCAGTTCGAGACCTTCGTCCCGGGCATTCGTCGCCTCGACGTCAACCAGTTCCAGATGACCATCACCAAGATCCTGGGCCGGGTCATGGGCGCCGACCAGGGCGTGCTGCTCTGGGAGGGCGCTATAACCCAGGTCCCCGATCTGCCCAGTAAGGACGAGCTCCGCTTCGAGGGGCCCGGCACCTACGTCAGCGGCAACGCGATCCTGGGTCCCAGCTCACACGCGGGCAAGCCGATCGAGGATCCCTCCCATTTTGCCGACGATTCCTCCTGGGGCTACCGCCTGGTCAGCCGGCTCGACTACAACAACGCGTTCGGCGGCTGGAACGTGTCGCCACGGTTCTCCTGGCAGCACGACGTCGAGGGCGTCTCTCCCGGGCCCGGTGGCAACTTCATCGAAGACCGGACCGCACTGACTTTGGGCCTCGGCTTCAACCGCCAGAGCACCTGGCAGTTCGACCTGAGCTACACCGTCTTCTCGGGCGCCAGCCGCTACAATCTGGTCAACGACCGCGATTTTGCCGGCGTCAACGTCAAATACTCCTTCTAG
- a CDS encoding DUF1329 domain-containing protein codes for MSRKTLFLIPAALALLLVVCAPATAEISAAEAAKLGDELTPLGAEKAANADGSIPAWTGGITSPPAGYSPGDHHPDPFADDDVLFEITAANVDQYADKLTPGHQALLKTYDTYKMKVYPSHRSASYPQRIYDATKKVSQTAKLVQGGDGITGAVMGIPFPIPKVGAEVIWNHLTRFRSNVAARKVAQAAPTRSGKFTLVVFEDEFNVVYSQEGMTEEDLDNKILYFKQKVVAPARLAGGILLVHETLDQVKEPRSAWLYNPGQRRVRRAPNVAYDNPGTAADGMRTSDQFDMFNGAPDRYEWKLVGKKELYVPYNNYALHSDQLKYKDILAPLHVNPEHLRYELHRVWVVDATIKPGTSHLYKRRTLYFDEDSWQILAVDQYDNRDQLWRVSEGFVINYYDVPMLWTTLEVHTDLQAGRYLAIGLDNEYDMYDFDVVRKLEDYTPAALRRAGVR; via the coding sequence ATGTCAAGAAAAACACTGTTTCTTATTCCAGCGGCGCTTGCGCTCCTCCTCGTGGTCTGCGCACCGGCGACGGCCGAGATCTCTGCCGCCGAGGCCGCCAAGCTCGGCGACGAGCTGACGCCGCTGGGCGCCGAGAAGGCCGCCAACGCCGACGGTTCGATTCCCGCCTGGACCGGCGGCATCACCTCGCCGCCGGCCGGCTACTCCCCGGGCGACCATCACCCCGATCCCTTCGCCGATGATGACGTGCTGTTCGAGATCACGGCCGCCAACGTCGACCAGTACGCCGACAAGCTGACCCCCGGGCACCAGGCGCTGCTCAAGACCTACGACACCTACAAGATGAAGGTGTATCCGTCGCATCGGAGCGCCTCCTATCCGCAGAGGATCTACGACGCCACCAAGAAGGTCTCCCAGACGGCCAAGCTCGTGCAGGGCGGCGACGGCATCACAGGCGCGGTCATGGGCATTCCCTTTCCGATTCCGAAGGTCGGAGCCGAGGTGATCTGGAACCACCTCACCCGCTTCCGCAGCAACGTCGCCGCCCGCAAGGTGGCGCAGGCGGCTCCGACTCGAAGCGGCAAGTTCACTTTGGTGGTCTTCGAAGACGAGTTCAACGTCGTTTACAGCCAGGAGGGGATGACCGAGGAAGACCTCGACAACAAGATCCTCTACTTCAAGCAGAAGGTCGTCGCACCGGCCCGGCTGGCGGGCGGCATCCTGCTGGTCCACGAGACCCTCGACCAGGTCAAGGAGCCGCGCTCGGCCTGGCTCTACAACCCCGGACAACGTCGCGTCCGACGGGCCCCGAACGTCGCCTATGACAATCCCGGCACCGCCGCCGACGGTATGCGGACCTCCGACCAGTTCGACATGTTCAACGGCGCACCCGATCGCTACGAGTGGAAGCTGGTGGGCAAGAAGGAGCTCTACGTTCCCTACAACAACTACGCGCTCCACAGCGATCAGCTCAAGTACAAGGACATCCTGGCGCCGCTGCACGTCAACCCCGAGCACCTGCGCTATGAGCTGCACCGCGTGTGGGTCGTGGACGCGACCATCAAACCGGGCACCAGCCATCTGTACAAGCGACGAACGCTCTACTTCGACGAGGACAGCTGGCAGATCCTCGCCGTAGACCAATACGACAACCGCGACCAGCTCTGGCGGGTCTCGGAAGGCTTCGTCATCAACTACTACGACGTCCCGATGTTGTGGACAACACTCGAGGTCCACACCGACCTTCAGGCGGGTCGCTACCTCGCCATCGGTCTCGATAACGAGTACGACATGTATGATTTCGACGTCGTGAGAAAACTCGAAGACTACACCCCGGCCGCCCTCAGGAGAGCGGGCGTCCGCTAG